The Candidatus Hydrogenedentota bacterium DNA segment TCGATGGTTCGACCTTGAAGGACGTGATCGAGAAGGCGCGGCTCGGCTCGATGTACCTCACGTGGCGCGAGAGCGTCTCGATCGCGTGCCAGGTCCTCGAAGCGTTGGCGAAGATTCACGCGCAAGGCATCGTGCACCGCGACGTGAAACCCGCGAACATCATGCTGACGCAATCCGAAACCGGCGCGTACACGGCAAAGTTGATGGACTTCGGCATCGCGCGGTTGATGAATCCCGTCGATGGCGCAACGATGCTTACGCGCGAAGGCGGGTCCGGCCCGGGCACGCCCATTTACATGTCGCCCGAGCAAATCGCGGGCACACAGTTCGGTCCGCTCTCCCCCGCGTCGGACGTGTACGCAATGGGCGTCGTGCTGTATCAGATGCTCGCGAAACGTCCGCCGTTTCAGGGCACCATTACGGACATTTTTCATGGCCACCTGAATTCGCCGCCGCCGCCGATCGATACCGGACTCGACGCGACGTATCCCGCGCAGTTGACGGAAGTCGTGCAGAAGGCGCTCGCAAAGCAGCCCGTGAACCGCTTCGCATCCGCGGTCGAATTCAGGCAGGCGCTCAAACGCCTCACGAAAGCGCATGGCGCCATCACGACGTTGGCCGTCGCAAATACGGTGGCCGCCTCGGACAACGCGCAGCCCGTTACCGCAATGGTCCCGATGCCGCCGCCGGTTGCGGACCCGGTCACAACCAGTTGGCTCTTCCAGCGCCGCGTGGACGGCGCAAAGAACGCCAACCGGACCGTGATCGCGATCGCGTGCGTGGTTGCCGCGGTGGCATTCGTGGTATTGGGCAACTTCTTCTTCTTCCGATCGTTCACAACGTCTGACCAGCCGGTCCCAACGCCGCAACAATCCGCGACGGGCGTCGTTCCTGCGAGCCCCGCCCCCACGCCGTCGCCTGCGGTAACGGCGCCAGCGTCCGCCGTATCCGGCGCCGCGCAATCGCAACCGGTCTCGGAACCGAGCGCGCCGGCCACGCCGGAAGCGCCCGCGCCAGTTTCGTTGGACACGACGCCGACCGCCGAGAAACCGATTGACACAACGCCCGCGCCGGTGAAAGAAACCGGTCAACCTAAAGCCGAATCGAAATCGGACGAGCCGTCGTCCGTCGAGCCTGCGGACGAGGCACCCGCGCCGGTGATCGTCCCGAAGCAAACCGTCCCCAAGGAAGAGCCGCGCAGAACTCCGGTGCCGCAGCAGACGCCTGCGACGCCGAATTTTGCGCCGCCGACCGGCGGAACGGAGTCGTTTTCCGAACGTGCGCGGCGTCCCGCGCAAGAGATGACGCCGGTGCCTGTCCCGCGCACGCCCGTGCCGCAATCGGACGCGGACATTTTCCGCGACGTGCAGGTGAACAAGCGCCCGGCCATTCGTGTGAATTAGGAGGAGACAACAATGAAATCCATGCAGACACATATGCGTTCGCGAAAGGCGATTGCGGTCGCCCTGTCGATTGCGTTGGTCACGCTCGGTTGCGAGACCGCCGGCCAGTCCGCGGGACTCGGCGCGGTCGTCGGCGCGGGCGCGGGCGCGGTAATAGGTCACCAATCCGGCCATGCCGGCGAGGGCGCGTTGATCGGCGCTGCCATCGGTGGCTTGGCAGGCTGGGGCATACACAAGGTCCGCGCGCGCCAAGTGGCGAACGCGCAGCAAACGGCGCAACAGCAGAACATCGATCCGGCAAGCGGCTTCTCGCTGACGATGACCGACGGCACCAAGGTGACGCCGGTGAACGTCAAGCCCGGCGCGAACGCAACCGCGACCATGGAATACGCGGCACTCGGCGGCGGCCCGAACGGCGTCGCCGTCCGCGAGACGTTCATCCTGAAGAAGGACGGCAAGGCCGTGAAGGAGCTCTACGACAGTACCTCAACCCGCACCGACGGCACATGGCAAAGTCCCATCGAGTTCACGCTGCCGTCACAAGCGCCCACGGGCCAGTACATCGTCGCGCAGTCCGTCAGCGCGCAAGGCAAAAGCGTGCAACGCGACGTGACGTTCACGGTAACCACCGCAACCGCACGCAACGGCGATCCCGAATGGCGAATCGTGCTCGCGGACGCGAAATAGCGAAGAGCACGCCAATCGCAATACCCGTCTGTCACGCCATGGTAGACTGTCAGAAGCTGACGATTACGACCTCGTCACTTCAACAATGCCTACGCATCCTTTCGTGCTCGTGCTCTTGCTCGTCATCGTAATCGATCGGAACGAGTATCGAGTGCGAGTACGATGACGAGCAAGAGCACGAGCACGGCACAGTCAAAGTATTCAAACGTGCGCTGCCCGGATGTCTGGTGCCAACCCGCGTATCTCCCCGAACGCCCACTTCGTTATACTGTCCGGCTACTACCCACGTCAGGAAATCGCTTCGCATGCAGAAGAAACCCGAATTGACCCTCCAAACCACCACGCTCTGGGAGTACCCCTCCCAGCACTACGGCGACGCCGAACAAGGCAGCAAGGACTACATCGGCGCGACGCCCTCGTACATCGTCTGGAACCTGCTCGAACGCTACACGAAGAAAAACGATCTCGTCGTCGATCCCATGTGCGGCAGCGGCACCACGCTGGACGTCGCGCGCGATCTCGGACGCCGCGCGCTCGGCTACGACATCGCCCCGTTCCGGAAAGACATCTTCCGCGCGGACGCGCGCAAGCTGCCGCTCGAAACCGAAAAGGCCGACTTCGTGTTCGTCGATCCGCCGTACTCGACGCACGTCGATTACTCCGACGACCCCGCCTGCATCGGCAAACTCGACGCGCTCTCACCCGAGTACTACGACGCGATGGAACACGTCATCCGTGAAATCCACCGCGTCCTGCGCCCGAAACGCTACATGGGCCTCTACGTGTGCGACTCCTGGCGCAAGAAAAAACCGTTCGCGCCAATCGGCTTTCGCCTCTTCGCCATCCTCGAGAAATACTTCGAACCCATCGACGTCGTCGCCGTCGTCCGCCACAACAAATCCCTCAAACGCCGCCACTGGCACACCGAAGCCATCGCCGGCAACTACTTCCTCCGCGGATTCAACTACCTCTTCATCATGCGAAAGCCCGACGCCCCCAAACCCGCCCCGCGCGAACAGGGTAAGCGTGACCGGAGGCGTACATAAGCGGCGAAGCCTGGCATTCGAGGAGAAATGGGGGCTGGCGTCCAACTTGGGTCCGAAATACAAAGCGGAGCTTTTCAAGAGTGCGTTACGAAATAGGTAACACTTTAGCCGTTTGCCGCGACGTTTGGGGGTAATGGCGGCAGCTGACCGGTTTTGAGGTATGTCGTTAAGGCGTCTTGGAGCGTTGCGACGGGA contains these protein-coding regions:
- a CDS encoding protein kinase, which encodes MTSAQGTSTQPSEGTRLLQGRYRVTRCLGSGGMGDVFLAEDLRLGRLVAVKSLKQEYCKMTEVRKRIERECVMHAQLGAHPSVITLYDRIEEDGQIHLIIEYVDGSTLKDVIEKARLGSMYLTWRESVSIACQVLEALAKIHAQGIVHRDVKPANIMLTQSETGAYTAKLMDFGIARLMNPVDGATMLTREGGSGPGTPIYMSPEQIAGTQFGPLSPASDVYAMGVVLYQMLAKRPPFQGTITDIFHGHLNSPPPPIDTGLDATYPAQLTEVVQKALAKQPVNRFASAVEFRQALKRLTKAHGAITTLAVANTVAASDNAQPVTAMVPMPPPVADPVTTSWLFQRRVDGAKNANRTVIAIACVVAAVAFVVLGNFFFFRSFTTSDQPVPTPQQSATGVVPASPAPTPSPAVTAPASAVSGAAQSQPVSEPSAPATPEAPAPVSLDTTPTAEKPIDTTPAPVKETGQPKAESKSDEPSSVEPADEAPAPVIVPKQTVPKEEPRRTPVPQQTPATPNFAPPTGGTESFSERARRPAQEMTPVPVPRTPVPQSDADIFRDVQVNKRPAIRVN
- a CDS encoding DNA methylase, whose translation is MQKKPELTLQTTTLWEYPSQHYGDAEQGSKDYIGATPSYIVWNLLERYTKKNDLVVDPMCGSGTTLDVARDLGRRALGYDIAPFRKDIFRADARKLPLETEKADFVFVDPPYSTHVDYSDDPACIGKLDALSPEYYDAMEHVIREIHRVLRPKRYMGLYVCDSWRKKKPFAPIGFRLFAILEKYFEPIDVVAVVRHNKSLKRRHWHTEAIAGNYFLRGFNYLFIMRKPDAPKPAPREQGKRDRRRT